The Mesomycoplasma ovipneumoniae genome window below encodes:
- a CDS encoding carbohydrate ABC transporter permease gives MLIVNKESIKTVLFHKNTKAILLIGPLFIFLFIFSVYPILDSLFNSFNVGVGQNKHLGFENFRELFAKSNFNDALRNSTLLFFISSPIALFLGFIIAILLSKLKSKFLRMLIISGLYSQFFISSFAIGTAFSFLFGNKNVFAKMLNLNFSFVGGDNKIDLIWLYLIYQLWRAIPFNSVLFFFAISSIHTKYKKNLQIDRINLKDKIFNLYLKEIGNQFLVIAYTNFIFATMLYPNVITGDINLDLNRGHTLASYILSSSDNSGLQSAVSLMTFFYLLAVFSTFIIFRPKTWKKISKLIKNKRGKNVIKI, from the coding sequence GTGTTAATAGTTAATAAAGAATCCATAAAAACAGTTCTTTTTCACAAAAATACAAAAGCAATCTTACTTATAGGTCCACTATTTATTTTTCTTTTTATTTTTTCAGTCTACCCAATTCTGGATTCATTATTTAACTCTTTTAATGTCGGAGTTGGCCAAAACAAACATTTAGGATTTGAGAATTTTAGGGAATTATTTGCAAAATCAAATTTTAATGATGCACTAAGAAACAGCACTTTATTATTTTTTATTAGCTCTCCGATTGCACTTTTTCTAGGATTTATTATTGCAATTTTGCTTTCAAAACTTAAGAGTAAATTTCTTCGAATGTTAATAATAAGTGGACTTTATTCCCAGTTTTTTATTTCATCTTTTGCAATTGGAACTGCTTTTTCTTTCCTTTTTGGTAATAAAAATGTTTTTGCAAAAATGCTTAATCTAAATTTTTCATTTGTCGGTGGAGACAATAAAATTGATTTAATTTGACTATATTTAATTTATCAACTCTGAAGAGCAATCCCTTTTAATTCAGTGCTTTTCTTTTTTGCAATTTCTAGCATTCACACAAAATATAAAAAAAATTTACAAATTGATAGAATTAACCTAAAAGACAAAATTTTTAACCTTTATCTTAAAGAAATTGGCAATCAATTTTTAGTTATCGCATACACAAACTTCATTTTTGCAACAATGTTATACCCAAATGTTATTACAGGAGACATAAATTTGGATCTAAATAGAGGCCACACTCTTGCTTCATATATTTTATCTTCAAGTGATAATTCAGGACTCCAATCCGCTGTGAGTTTAATGACTTTCTTTTATCTTTTAGCAGTTTTTTCAACCTTTATTATTTTTAGGCCAAAAACATGGAAAAAAATATCAAAACTTATTAAAAATAAAAGGGGTAAAAATGTCATTAAAATTTAA